One Carya illinoinensis cultivar Pawnee chromosome 5, C.illinoinensisPawnee_v1, whole genome shotgun sequence genomic window, GAGTGACATTACTTCTAAGCCAGTACAACCATTTCAGAATTTGGTTAATTTATTGTTGGTTGTAAGTAGAAAAAACCTGACAATACCTATTGATACAGTGTAGAAGTTCTGCACTGAGCCGTAGAGCAGGTAAAAACATGGTGTTTGGGCTGTTTAAGCTGTAACTACCTAATGCAATTGAAccctgatttttttattttgactgGTGATTGATGGGATTGGATGTCTAAAATTTGGCAAAAGAAACTTTCATAAAAGAATAATGTCTGGCCAACTATAGGAGAGCTTCTTGCTGTAATGCTCAAGTTATGATGAAAACTTCGGTGCTAACTTGATCAAGTGTTCTACAAGATTGGTTGATGAAGATGATCAAGATATGCATGTCTTCACAAtaacttttaaatttgttttatcTATTTTCTTACATAGCAGGGATCCATTTAGAAAAGGGaaacaaatgtaaaaataaaataaaaataaaactgtgaggaataaaagcaaagaatgagaaaagaaattagCAATCCATGGTTAGGTTTGCATGACAACTTATGGGTGGCTCTATTGTATATGCActgacatctctctctctccccctccctctccccaaatcaagtggtTTGTATTCAGTTAAATTTTTCTGTGAAATTTAAATGTTAGGAGCAGCAATTGTTATTGGTTACACGCTTCAAAATTGCTTTCTAGCCATCATAAACTCCCATGTTGTATACTGCTGGGTATTGCATGGTGCAGTCTGAAATTATAGATATgtccatattctaattaaatgtaaTGATTTGGAGATGTTTGGAAGTTGTAATGTAGAGGTTTTTTGAATCTCAGCTGTTGAATATGATCACATCTATTGCTAAATGTATTGGGCATTCCATCTCAGTGACTGCTGTAATCTTGGTCACTGGTTTTGATGATTGTCCTACTCTAGATGTATCCTAAGGATGCAAAAATAGTGGATAGTAAAGTAGAGAGTGCATGATTCTCCAGTGCACACTTATCCCATGCTAGTTTTTTAGCAACTGCTACAGCAAGTATTTGTTGAGttcttgataataaaaaataccatattACTAGAATAGTTTTTAGAAGTATCTATCTTTGTGAATTTTTGGGACTTCTTTCTGTTCTTGATAATAATAAATCGCTACTACTAAGTATTTCCAATCACCTGACTAGTCATTTTTGTTATCACTGCTAGGTTGGAGTTTGAGAGAAAGACGTTATAAAGAATGCAATAGATCAATTTCCCCCGCATGATGCAGAAGAGAAGTTGATATATCCTACCTACAATGCCCATgtgcactatatatttattagttagaaAAGTTGCAGGATCTTGGTTCCATTTGGTCCACCCCATTGTATAACCCATAactatattaatgtgaattcccAAAGAGGATTAGATTCCCTCTGTGTTTGATGTTATATCACAAGATTTTTTATCCAAGACATTTATTAGTGGATATAAGGCGcgtttatgaattttttattatgtttactaATTTATGAGTACTTAATATTGGGTTTCAGCTAGGTGTCGTTTCATATAggtgaaaaaatattgaaaattcataaattgggTTTAATgtattaaaacacaaataatttattatttggacatataaataactaacaattaataatattatttggacatattaatttattattttaagttagtCACTAAATTGGACATTTAACTAAGTTAGTTGACTTAGTTATAAGCCGAAGCGGAGGGAAAAAAACTGTAAAGCcatcttttgcagcgttttttgatCGCTGCAAATTCTTAACCCATTAACCCCAAGCGttgcaaaataattttcaaaattgctGCAATTACTCATTTGCAGCGTTTCTTAACGTTGCAAACACTCAAAAGCAACGATTACAGAGCATTGCAACTACAATTCAAAGCAACGAAAATAAAGATGTTGCATTAGTTTCTACTCTATTGCAGCGTTTTTTAcctatttgcagcgatttaatTATGTTGTAAGTGAACTAAAGCAAcgaaaaaaaattgttgctttGGCATAACCTATTGCAGcgtttttcttgtttattgCAGCGTTTAAGAGACGCTGTAACAAGTAACAAAagcaattgcagcgattttaagtgTTGCAAAAAGTTACAAAAGCAACGAACCAACTGTAGCGCTGCTGTTGTTAGCTGGCTATTGCAGCaaaatttaatgatatagcaaggataaatttcACTGCAATTGATCTATTTTAGCGCCAAGGTAGTCAGATGGggtggccttttgcagcgtgATATTATTGACTTTGCAGCAGTTTAAGAACGCTGCAAATGacgttgctattgatcaaaaaagtCACGTTTATACTGTCAAAGatgcaaggagggtaataacgctgcaattgatcaattacagtattttttgcatgtatttgcaacgattttaggCGTTGCAAAATgactaatttcttgtagtggtaGTCTGTCTTGTCTATAACCTTCAAGTACTTGTGTTATTGTTGAACTGATCAAAATGGCCCAATGCTAGCgctgtgtgtgtatgcatgggCCAATATACAAAATCTATTGATCAAGGTCTTGCTACTAGAAATAGATCGTTCGATTGAACGAAGGCAAGTTATGATTTAGTATACTCTTGTTAGTGATATCAATTGTATATGaacaaaactgaaaaataagTGACACCAAAACATCGACGATAAAATCGGAAATACAACATTAATAATGTATTTTATTGATTCCATATCGATACACGTACACATAATGATTGACAATAATCTAACAAATTTACTTTCCCATGCTAATGCAAACTTACACATTTACACGATACaagagatttattattataCTGATCACGACATTCTAGCATAAACATTGACAATAATAAAGATGTTCAAATAATATCTAGCAGTGATGATGAGGATGCAATCATTGGATGTCCTAAAATGTTAGCCCAGTACCATgaaacttttctttaaaaatgtcgTCTAATTTTTCTGACATTTGAGGTGTGAAGTAATTTACCCAATCTCCAACCTCACCTCGGTGAAAAAAGCTTTCTGTCTTCATGTTGTGGGTTGTTCCACTTTTATTCACCTCCAACTTACTCAAATAATCAAAACTACACAATTTTGAAATATCATTTACCATACCTTTTGCCTCTTCTTCTGAAGAGAAGGGACACCCCAAGAACTCAGCTATTCTCTTAAAGTGAGTGGTGGGTCGCTCTTTCAATTCCTCATATCTCAAGCAGAGTACCCTTTGAGGCTTTTCTAAACTTTCCTTCCAATAGCTCAAAACATGATCCCAATATGGCCCAAACATACTCACTCCCTGacaaaacttatcaaaagtttcttcaaatgaatCGGTTGTCGTCCCATTCTTTTCTAGGAAGTGCCAAAGTGACACAAAGGTATCTTTAGGATTCCTATACAAATACACAATCTTACACATTGAGTCCTTAATAGATGTTGGTAGCAATGTATAAGGTAAATGAGCTGAAAAGAGCCTTGGAGAGGAGAAGGAGGTAAGATCTGGAACCTCTTTTTTATTATAGAGATGTAAGTCCAAATAGGGCACAAGAATATGAGGATTGTTGGTGAGCAATGGATGTTTTTGAAGGTCTAGATGATGCTTTCGGTTCACTATAGCAAACAAGATAGCCTTCAACCAAGTAGTCCCAACTTTGGGAGGGGTCATCATTAGAATATCAGTCTCATAAGCTTGGAAGTGTTTTTGGAAGGATAAAACTCCCTGCATGAACCTAGTTGGAAACCAAAATCCACGGTACTGACTTAGGAAGCCTGCTGTTGGGAGGGAGGATACGAAGTCCCCGTATTGATCTGGGGTTAGTTCATCTTCTTGCAAGTGCTGGGAAAAGGATGGATCGAGTGTAGACATGATTCAAGAAGGAAGGGAAATACAAAGTACTGACGTAGTAGTTTGATCGTTGTTTCACCTTAGTTGTTCAGTACGTGGTTGATACTACAGACGTACCTAGGTACTCTCAATGTTATGGGTATATATAGAGAACTACACCGGATCGAGGTATCTTATGTCATCATGATGTACTTCCCATGCCAAAACATCCATTAATGGCTTTTGAATCATGTCAACATATACACATTCAACAACATTTGAATCCATGTACTCAAGTACTCTTTTAAGCCATGTCTTATTAGATATAATTTgggttttttaaaagaaaaaaaatatatggtcaGTAAAGGGAAAAGCTACTAATTGAATATAACCTGATGAGATCTTAGTGGTAGATTAGGTACGTACACAGATTTGATTCTTGCAGAATTATTCGTACCTAATCACAAACAATGCGATTGACACATTAATCAATCATCACTGTAATTGGGCACAATTGACAGCTAATGGGTCTGGAGAATGAGTCATTGTTGTGACTTTTTTTGTGGGGTATCGTTAAATGCATATTCACTGACTACACCAATCAATCAACATCAAACTTTCCAGACCAACTAACAAAAATGATAGagccataaaataaaaaaaaataaaaaaaaaagactgtgcatatattttgtattaaatatttttttaatttttttatttaatagtgaaggaattgtttttcaataattttgtaatttttttaatctttaaaaatatttaaagggatttaaaatatgattgaaggaaaaaataaaaaaaaaatctataacatTCAGTACCTATTCCATACTGAATTTAATTTTCAGCAAGAATAAAACCACTCAAATGTGTCTttaaatatgtatgtatataaagattttaaaaagtagaaagttttatttaaagGACACATGAATCATGCGAAACTACTATTAGTTAACACTTGAAAACCAAAGCAATGAGGAGCACATCTCAAGAAAAGCATCTTTCGAGACTTTCATTCCAATAATTCAGAATATCATAATCCAAATAGGGTCTTTATGTAACAACTCCCCTACAAAACTTATCACACGCCTCTTCAAACGATCAAGCTAGTCGTTGGTTATATTCAACCAATTCTCGAAGTGCCAAGctgatataaaatatttttaggattCCTACACATACACACAATCTTAGATGCCGAGTTCTTCACAGATGTTGGTAACAATATATAAGATAAATGAGTTAAAAAGAGCATCGGAGAGGTATGAGTTGAGATCTGGAACCTCTTTTTTGCTGTAGAGAAAGATTTCTAAGAAGGTTACAAGAGTATGTGGGTTGTTTATGAGTAGAGGGTGTTGTAGAAGATTTATATCATCAAACTAATGTAACTTCAACCAGAAGTTCATGATTGGGGAACAGAATTATGTTAAAAAGAAATacttaaagataaaaaataaaaataaaagttacaaaTTCACTATATATGTAGTAGTAAATCTTATACCAAGTGTATATTTTTTACCCactctagattttaaaatgcCATTCAGACATCTGAATATTCCATGTACTCAACTATTGTAAACCATgttctattaaatattatttgaattttcttaaaagaaaaataaaatatatggttagaaaaaggaaaaaaaatactaattaatGAAAGCTGACGAACAAACAAAATGAAGATCATAATGGTAGATTAAGTAGAAAGATTTTATTCTTGCACGATTGTTTATACGTACCTAATCACAACGTGATTCATGCAATCAATCATAAATTATAAGTAATTGGGCACTTTCACAGCTAAGATCTAGCTTGGGAATGGGAAAGCCATGTGCACCTGATATCTGAGCTCATAGAGTCATCACATGGCACTTCACTCCGATTCCTATgcaacaaattaaatatataagggacaaaaagaaaatgaaaacgtGCAGAACAAACTtgttgttaagaagaaagaaggaagaagaaatattGGTCTGAATCATACATTTTCGTATTGAGCTTTATAGATAAATGGTTGTACAATGTGCTATGTAAGAAAATAATACAGAAAAGGAAAGTGGACTAATTGAAATGAAGTCCTAAAATTAAGCTAATTACAAAAATCGTGCAAGATTTTGTGCATGTATGGTAAGATAGCTGTCAATACTTCCCCTCAAATTGGCGCATGGAGATCCGTAATGTCCAATTTGCGCGAGAAATGATGAAAAAGTTCCTGTTCCAAAGGTTTGGTGAATATATCCGCAAGTTGCTCATTTGAAGAAATGTGGATAGCTTTGAGGAGGCCCGAGCGAATTTTGTCACGAATGATATGACAATCAATTTCAATGTGTTTGGAACGCTCATGAAACACAGGATTGTGTGCAATGTAGAGTGTAGATTGATTATCACAATGGAGAGTGAAAGGCTCGAGATGTGGAACACCAAGGTCAGTGAGAAGCTGTTTTAACCAAGTAAGTTCACAGGTGGTGATGGCCATAGCACGATACTCAGCTTCAGCAGAAGAACGAGAGACTGTATTCTGTTTCTTGGTGCGCCATGAGATCGGACTAGTGCCTAACTGAATAAAATAACCAATGGTGGAGCGGCGAGTGATGGGGCAGCTAGCCCAATCAGAGTCTGTATAAGCTGAAACATGGATACTGTTGGAGGAAGGAAAGAAGATACCCTGACCCGGACAGCCTTTGATGTAGTGAAGAACTCTAGAAGCAGTGTTCATGTGGGGAACGCGAGGAGAATTGGCTAAGTGTGTTGACGGCATAAACAATGTTGGGTCGAGTGATGGTCAGATAGATGAGACGACCAACGAGACGACGATAAAGGCCAAGATCAGAGAGGAGGTTGCCATCATGAGCAGTAAGCTTCAAGTGTTGTTCCATAGGAAAAGGAGCGGTACGTGCACCAAGTTGCCCACTATCAGAGAGAATGTCGAGAGCATATTTGCGTTGattaagaaaaatgctagtGGGAGAGCGAGCAACTTCAAGGCCAAGAAAGTATTTCAGAAAACCGAGGTCCTTGGTCTTGAAATGTGTGGAGAAAATTTTCTTGAAAAGCTCAATCTGTGAGAGATCGTTGCCAGCAACCAGTATGTCATCTACgtaaacaagaacaagaacaatACTGGTGGAAGTGGTGAGAGTGAACAAAGAATGATCTGCTTGACATGAATGAAAACCTGCATCAAGAAGCACAGAGGTTAAT contains:
- the LOC122308794 gene encoding cytosolic sulfotransferase 5-like, with amino-acid sequence MSTLDPSFSQHLQEDELTPDQYGDFVSSLPTAGFLSQYRGFWFPTRFMQGVLSFQKHFQAYETDILMMTPPKVGTTWLKAILFAIVNRKHHLDLQKHPLLTNNPHILVPYLDLHLYNKKEVPDLTSFSSPRLFSAHLPYTLLPTSIKDSMCKIVYLYRNPKDTFVSLWHFLEKNGTTTDSFEETFDKFCQGVSMFGPYWDHVLSYWKESLEKPQRVLCLRYEELKERPTTHFKRIAEFLGCPFSSEEEAKGMVNDISKLCSFDYLSKLEVNKSGTTHNMKTESFFHRGEVGDWVNYFTPQMSEKLDDIFKEKFHGTGLTF